One Brassica napus cultivar Da-Ae chromosome A1, Da-Ae, whole genome shotgun sequence genomic region harbors:
- the LOC106360766 gene encoding alpha-ketoglutarate-dependent dioxygenase alkB homolog 6 isoform X2: MVHEKGLVPQELPSWLTKITAKIHESTGLFPSNINHVLINEYHPDQGIMPHQDGPAYFPVVAILSLGSPVVMDFSPHLRLRSSSDDDISRECGGPERDNQHSFSVLMMPRSLLIFKDDAYSDYLHGISDSPTQCYKQVINEAEALSYSDNSSGEDGDNKILHRDQTRVSLTCRLVPKVHKNLFRF, from the exons ATGGTCCATGAGAAGGGTCTTGTTCCACAAGAGT TGCCTTCTTGGCTGACAAAGATTACCGCGAAAATTCATGAAAGCACGGGTCTTTTCCCTTCTAATATAAATCATGTGCTCATCAATGAATACCATCCTGACCAAGGGATAATG CCGCACCAAGATGGACCCGCTTATTTTCCTGTTGTAGCTATCTTGTCTCTAGGCTCACCTGTCGTTATGGACTTCAGTCCCCATTTGAGATTAAGATCATCAAGCGATGATGACATTTCGAGAGAGTGTGGTGGGCCTGAGAGAGATAATCAACACTCATTCTCCGTTTTGATGATGCCTCGAAGCCTACTAATCTTCAAAGATGACGCTTATTCAG ATTACCTCCACGGAATCAGCGATAGTCCAACACAATGCTACAAGCAG GTCATTAACGAAGCTGAAGCTTTGTCTTACTCAGATAATTCTAGTGGAGAAGATGGTGACAATAAGATTCTTCACAGAGACCAAACTAGAGTTTCACTTACCTGCCGTTTAGTCCCCAAAGTCCATAAAAATCTCTTCAGGTTttag
- the LOC125577882 gene encoding CTP synthase-like, with the protein MKYVVVSGGVVSGLGKGVTASSIGLILKSCGFRVTAIKIDPYLNIDAGTMSPIEHGEVYVLDDGGEVDLDLGNYERFMDIKLTRENNITTGKVYKHVLEKERRGDYLGKTVQVVPHITDAIQEWIERAAKIPVDGQSGPADVCVIELGGTIGDIESMPFIEALGQFSYRVGSENFCLIHVSLVPVLNVVGEQKTKPTQHSVKDLRGLGLSPNILACRSTKPLEDNVKAKLSQFCQVPMENIVTLYDCPNIWHIPLLLKEQKAHEAILRVLNLTGIAKEPALEEWSLMAKMSDKLHVPVRIAVVGKYTELLDSYLSIHKALLHASVARRKKLAIDWIPASDLEQGAKKENPDAYKAAWKLLKGADGILVPGGFGNRGVQGKILAAKHARENKVPYLGICLGMQLAVVEYARNVLGLADANSAELDPNTKNPCVIFMPEGSTTHMGGTMRLGSRRTYFQSKDSKSAKLYGNRSFVDERHRHRYEVNPAMVPRFESSGLTFPGKDETGQRMEIVELPNHPFYVGAQFHPEYKSRPGKPSPLFLGLIGAASGELDNVLQQSCQESVVSRPHSNGKLERLYWKGAAKKPVSVVYSVCDRVCS; encoded by the exons ATGAAGTACGTAGTGGTTTCAGGTGGAGTGGTGAGTGGACTCGGAAAAGGAGTCACGGCGAGTAGCATCGGTCTCATCCTCAAATCATGTGGATTCCGAGTCACCGCCATTAAAATTG ATCCTTACTTAAACATTGATGCTGGGACCATGTCACCTATTGAACATGGTGAAGTTTACGTCTTGGACGATGGAGGCGAG gttGATCTTGATCTTGGGAACTATGAGAGGTTCATGGACATTAAGCTGACCCGTGAAAACAACATAACTACCGGAAAAGTTTATAAG CATGTGcttgagaaagagaggagagGAGATTATCTTGGGAAGACTGTTCAG GTTGTTCCTCATATCACCGATGCTATTCAAGAATGGATTGAGCGTGCAGCTAAGATTCCAGTTGATGGACAGTCAGGTCCAGCTGATGTCTGTGTCATAGAACTTGGTGGAACAATAG GAGATATAGAGTCCATGCCTTTTATTGAAGCTCTTGGGCAGTTCTCCTATCGTGTTG GCTCTGAGAATTTCTGCTTGATCCATGTCAGTCTCGTGCCTGTATTGAATGTTGTTGGTGAACAG AAGACTAAACCAACGCAACATAGCGTTAAGGATTTAAGAGGCCTTGGCTTGAGCCCTAACATCTTGGCTTGCAGGAGCACAAAG CCACTTGAAGATAACGTGAAGGCCAAACTCTCCCAGTTTTGCCAAGTTCCG ATGGAGAACATTGTCACTCTCTATGATTGCCCCAACATTTGGCACATTCCATTGCTTCTCAAA GAACAAAAGGCTCACGAGGCGATTCTGCGTGTCCTGAACCTTACAGG AATTGCGAAGGAGCCTGCATTAGAGGAATGGTCTCTGATGGCTAAAATGAGCGACAAGTTGCACGTTCCG GTAAGAATTGCTGTGGTTGGTAAGTACACTGAGCTCTTGGATTCATATCTTTCCATCCACAAG GCTCTCTTGCACGCTTCTGTGGCTAGGCGCAAGAAACTTGCCATAGATTGGATTCCAGCTAGTGATCTTGAACAAGGAGCCAAGAAAGAG AATCCAGATGCATATAAGGCAGCGTGGAAGTTACTCAAGGGTGCTGATGGTATTCTTGTGCCTGGAGGTTTTGGAAACAGAGGTGTACAAGGAAAGATTCTTGCAGCCAAACACGCCAGAGAAAACAAAGTTCCATACCTTGGTATCTGTCTAGGGATGCAACTCGCCGTGGTCGAGTATGCAAGAAACGTACTCGGTTTGGCAGATGCAAACAGCGCTGAACTCGATCCCAACACCAAGAACCCTTGTGTTATCTTCATGCCTGAG GGCTCGACAACTCATATGGGAGGCACTATGAGGTTAGGCTCAAGAAGAACTTACTTTCAAAGCAAGGACTCCAAATCAGCAAAACT ATATGGGAACAGAAGTTTTGTCGATGAGAGACACCGACACAGATATGAG GTGAATCCAGCTATGGTTCCACGTTTTGAGAGCTCTGGACTCACATTCCCAGGAAAAGACGAGACAGGTCAACGAATGGAGATCGTTGAGCTGCCAAACCATCCGTTTTACGTTGGAGCTCAGTTCCATCCTGAGTACAAATCAAGACCTGGCAAACCATCTCCTCTCTTCCTag GACTCATTGGAGCAGCTAGTGGAGAGCTAGACAATGTACTGCAACAAAGCTGCCAAGAAAGCGTCGTCTCACGTCCTCACTCCAACGGGAAGCTCGAGAGGCTTTACTGGAAAGGTGCAGCGAAAAAGCCAGTCAGTGTTGTATACAGTGTATGTGATCGTGTCTGCTCATGA
- the LOC106360763 gene encoding ribonuclease H2 subunit B-like, whose protein sequence is MYASSTVGFGLTRSLKMSSTVWWEGVEKTRVLIAADSGCGGNKPGELLTLRHPKSENGTCYLFNNGMLQEIQWFKQSYGSWFLGDYISQDGSLYMATPVDPVFILLPVFDQARMKKGDDPGKFRQLDEILFVEGYPEYQHLLSLAEKCMEIVCQTQEVGSMKFYRLDNSKVLAWLTCKVRSLKKALPALDKNYAAQDEKQTLVDAVSIVGEYLKTEPWLKLLYDRLGLEFVDPTTKETNTETFPNAIENKMEYSNSLQERANKKTGKPGKQTKQAKVETGSKNIRDMFSRACKKKC, encoded by the exons ATGTACGCTTCTTCAACCGTAGGATTTGGGCTTACTAGAAGCTTGAAGATGAGTTCTACTGTTTGGTGGGAAGGAGTTGAGAAGACACGAGTTCTCATTGCCGCAG ATTCAGGATGTGGAGGAAACAAACCTGGAGAACTATTAACACTTCGCCATCCAAAATCAG AAAATGGAACCTGCTACCTTTTTAATAATGGGATGCTTCAAGAGATTCAATGGTTTAAGCAATCATATGGTTCTTGGTTCCTGGGAGATTACATTTCTCAAG ATGGAAGCTTATATATGGCTACTCCGGTTGATCCTGTTTTCATCTTGTTGCCTGTTTTCGACCAAGCAAGAATGAAG AAAGGtgatgatcctggaaagttCAGGCAACTGGATGAGATTTTATTTGTGGAAGGGTATCCTGAATATCAACATCTGTTGTCACTTGCAGAGAAGTGTATGGAGATCGTTTGTCAAACTCAAG AGGTTGGATCTATGAAGTTCTATCGGCTAGATAACTCGAAAGTTTTAGCTTGGTTAACTTGTAAG GTGCGCTCTTTAAAGAAGGCTCTACCGGCATTAGACAAGAACTATGCAGCTCAAGATGAGAAACAAACAT TGGTGGATGCAGTTTCAATCGTGGGAGAGTACCTGAAGACAGAGCCTTGGTTGAAGCTTCTCTATGATCGTCTTGg ACTCGAGTTTGTTGACCCAACGACGAAAGAAACCAATACGGAGACCTTTCCAAATGCAATTGAGAATAAAATGGAATACTCAAACTCATTACAG GAGAGAGCAAACAAGAAGACAGGAAAACCTGGGAAACAGACAAAGCAAGCAAAGGTAGAGACTGGATCAAAGAACATAAGGGATATGTTTTCAAGGGCTTGTAAGAAAAAGTGCTGA
- the LOC106360765 gene encoding elongation factor Tu, chloroplastic, with protein MAISSPAYSRLISPYSSPSPSLSPAISTSVKLNLSSSFLPSYTLSTTPSAPHTPRRSFTVRAARGKFERKKPHVNIGTIGHVDHGKTTLTAALTMALASMGNSVAKKYDEIDAAPEERARGITINTATVEYETENRHYAHVDCPGHADYVKNMITGAAQMDGAILVVSGADGPMPQTKEHILLAKQVGVPDMVVFLNKEDQVDDAELLELVELEVRELLSSYEFNGDDIPIISGSALLAVETLTENPNVKRGDNKWVDKIYELMDAVDSYIPIPQRQTELPFLLAVEDVFSITGRGTVATGRVERGTVKVGETVDLVGLRETRNYTVTGVEMFQKILDEALAGDNVGLLLRGIQKADIQRGMVLAKPGSITPHTKFEAIVYVLKKEEGGRHSPFFAGYRPQFYMRTTDVTGKVTKIMNDKDEESKMVMPGDRVKIVVELIVPVACEQGMRFAIREGGKTVGAGVIQSIIE; from the coding sequence atgGCGATATCGTCTCCCGCCTATTCTAGACTCATCTCTCCCTACTCCTCCCCTTCCCCTTCCCTCTCTCCCGCCATCTCTACTTCCGTTAAACTCAACCTCTCATCCTCCTTCCTCCCTTCGTACACACTCTCCACCACCCCCTCAGCTCCCCACACCCCCCGCCGCTCCTTCACCGTCCGCGCTGCGCGCGGGAAGTTCGAGAGGAAAAAGCCCCACGTCAACATCGGAACAATCGGCCACGTCGACCACGGCAAAACCACCCTAACCGCCGCCCTCACCATGGCCCTCGCCTCCATGGGGAACAGCGTCGCCAAAAAGTACGACGAGATCGACGCCGCGCCGGAGGAGAGAGCCCGCGGGATCACGATCAACACCGCCACCGTCGAGTACGAGACCGAGAATCGCCACTACGCCCACGTTGACTGCCCCGGCCACGCCGATTACGTCAAGAACATGATCACCGGAGCCGCGCAGATGGACGGAGCCATCCTCGTCGTCTCCGGCGCCGACGGACCTATGCCGCAGACCAAAGAGCACATCCTTCTCGCTAAACAGGTCGGCGTCCCCGACATGGTCGTCTTCTTGAACAAAGAGGATCAGGTCGATGACGCCGAGCTGCTTGAGCTTGTTGAGCTTGAGGTGCGTGAGCTTTTGTCGTCTTACGAGTTTAACGGTGATGATATCCCGATTATCTCCGGATCCGCGCTTTTAGCTGTGGAGACGCTTACTGAGAATCCTAACGTGAAGAGAGGAGATAACAAGTGGGTGGATAAGATCTACGAGCTGATGGATGCTGTTGATAGCTATATTCCAATTCCTCAGAGACAGACCGAGTTGCCTTTCTTGTTAGCTGTTGAAGATGTGTTCTCCATCACGGGGCGTGGGACTGTGGCTACAGGGAGGGTTGAGAGAGGGACTGTTAAGGTTGGAGAGACTGTTGATTTGGTTGGGTTGAGGGAGACTAGGAACTATACAGTCACTGGGGTCGAAATGTTCCAGAAGATTCTTGATGAGGCTTTGGCTGGTGACAATGTGGGACTGTTGCTTAGAGGGATTCAAAAGGCTGATATTCAGAGGGGGATGGTGTTGGCTAAGCCTGGGAGTATTACTCCGCATACTAAGTTTGAGGCGATTGTGTATGTGTTGAAGAAGGAAGAAGGTGGGAGGCATTCTCCGTTTTTCGCGGGGTATAGGCCTCAGTTTTACATGAGGACGACTGATGTGACGGGGAAAGTGACGAAGATTATGAATGATAAAGATGAGGAGTCGAAGATGGTTATGCCTGGGGATAGGGTGAAGATTGTTGTGGAGCTCATTGTGCCGGTTGCTTGTGAGCAAGGGATGAGGTTTGCTATTAGAGAAGGTGGGAAGACCGTTGGTGCTGGAGTTATTCAGTCTATCATCGAGTGA
- the LOC106360766 gene encoding alpha-ketoglutarate-dependent dioxygenase alkB homolog 6 isoform X1 — protein MELESFRVGLTPTVFYIPGFVTDQEQTQLLDHIYGGSGSKWKTLKNRRLQNWGGMVHEKGLVPQELPSWLTKITAKIHESTGLFPSNINHVLINEYHPDQGIMPHQDGPAYFPVVAILSLGSPVVMDFSPHLRLRSSSDDDISRECGGPERDNQHSFSVLMMPRSLLIFKDDAYSDYLHGISDSPTQCYKQVINEAEALSYSDNSSGEDGDNKILHRDQTRVSLTCRLVPKVHKNLFRF, from the exons ATGGAGTTGGAGAGCTTCAGGGTAGGTCTTACCCCTACAGTCTTCTACATACCCGGTTTCGTTACTGACCAAGAGCAAACTCAGCTCCTCGATCAT ATATATGGAGGATCTGGTTCCAAGTGGAAGACGTTAAAGAACAGAAGATTACAGAACTGGG GTGGTATGGTCCATGAGAAGGGTCTTGTTCCACAAGAGT TGCCTTCTTGGCTGACAAAGATTACCGCGAAAATTCATGAAAGCACGGGTCTTTTCCCTTCTAATATAAATCATGTGCTCATCAATGAATACCATCCTGACCAAGGGATAATG CCGCACCAAGATGGACCCGCTTATTTTCCTGTTGTAGCTATCTTGTCTCTAGGCTCACCTGTCGTTATGGACTTCAGTCCCCATTTGAGATTAAGATCATCAAGCGATGATGACATTTCGAGAGAGTGTGGTGGGCCTGAGAGAGATAATCAACACTCATTCTCCGTTTTGATGATGCCTCGAAGCCTACTAATCTTCAAAGATGACGCTTATTCAG ATTACCTCCACGGAATCAGCGATAGTCCAACACAATGCTACAAGCAG GTCATTAACGAAGCTGAAGCTTTGTCTTACTCAGATAATTCTAGTGGAGAAGATGGTGACAATAAGATTCTTCACAGAGACCAAACTAGAGTTTCACTTACCTGCCGTTTAGTCCCCAAAGTCCATAAAAATCTCTTCAGGTTttag